In the Brassica napus cultivar Da-Ae chromosome A7, Da-Ae, whole genome shotgun sequence genome, one interval contains:
- the LOC106356243 gene encoding dual specificity protein phosphatase 1-like translates to MSSRGRGSSSSSSLPAMDEYNETVKNQIQALVRVIKVARAYREDNVPSLIQEGLYLGSVAAACNKNLLKSYNVTHILTVASSLRPAHPDDFLYKVVRVVDKEDTNLEVYFDECFDFIDEAKKLGGSVLVHCFVGKSRSVTVVVAYLMKKHGMTLAQALQHVQSIRPVASPNAGFIKQLQDLEKSLQGKQERIAQSQA, encoded by the exons AT GAGTTCTAGGGGCAgaggatcatcatcatcatcatctttacCAGCAATGGATGAGTATAACGAAACCGTCAAGAATCAGATACAAGCCCTTGTTCGTGTTATCAAAGTCGCTCGTGCCTATAGAGAAGACAACGTCCCTTCCCTTATCCAAGAGGGTCTTTATCTTGGATCCGTCGCTGCAGCTTGCAACAAGAACCTCTTGAAATCTTACAACGTTACCCATATCTTAACCGTGGCTTCCTCCTTGAGACCTGCTCACCCTGATGATTTCCTCTACAAGGTTGTTCGAG TTGTGGATAAGGAAGACACCAATTTGGAAGTGTATTTCGATGAGTGTTTCGATTTCATTGATGAAGCCAAGAAGCTAGGTGGTAGCGTTCTTGTCCATTGCTTCGTTGGCAAGTCACGCAG TGTCACTGTAGTTGTTGCTTACCTCATGAAGAAACACGGAATGACTTTAGCCCAAGCATTGCAACATGTTCAGAGCATTAGACCTGTGGCAAGTCCCAACGCCGGTTTCATCAAGCAATTACAAGACCTCGAAAAGTCTTTACAAG GAAAGCAAGAACGGATTGCACAATCTCAAGCGTGA
- the LOC106357868 gene encoding endo-1,3;1,4-beta-D-glucanase-like translates to MSGPQCCENPPALNPVSGSGHVEKLGGLDAYVSGSLDSKLCVILISDVFGYEAPNLRALADKVAASGFYVVVPDYFYGDPFDASNQERPISLWLKDHGADRGFEDTKPVIEAIKSKGITAIGAAGMCWGAKVVVELSKQELVQAAVLLHPSFVTVDDIKGGKVPIAILGAEIDQLSPPALLKQFEEILASKPEVNSYVKIHPKVTHGWTVRYKTDDPEAVKAAEEAHKEMLDWFVTYVK, encoded by the exons ATGTCGGGACCTCAGTGCTGCGAAAACCCGCCGGCTCTCAACCCGGTCTCCGGGTCGGGTCATGTGGAGAAGCTGGGTGGGCTCGATGCTTACGTCTCTGGCTCTCTTGATTCCAAGTTGTGCGTCATCCTCATCTCTGATGTTTTTG gGTATGAAGCTCCAAACTTGAG GGCGCTTGCGGATAAGGTTGCAGCTTCTGGATTCTATGTTGTGGTTCCTGATTACTTCTATGGAGATCCTTTTGATGCCTCTAATCAGGAGAGACCCATCTCTCTCTGGCTCAAAGACCATGGCGCT GATAGGGGATTTGAAGACACAAAGCCAGTAATTGAAGCCATAAAGAGCAAAGGCATAACTGCTATTGGAGCTGCAGGGATGTGTTGGGGTG CAAAAGTGGTGGTGGAATTGTCTAAGCAAGAGCTTGTTCAAGCAGCGGTTTTGCTTCATCCTTCTTTTGTCACGGTCGACGATATCAAGG GTGGGAAGGTACCAATTGCTATACTAGGAGCTGAGATTGATCAGTTGTCTCCACCAGCACTCTTGAAGCAATTTGAGGAGATTCTTGCTTCCAAACCTGAG GTGAATAGTTATGTGAAGATACACCCGAAAGTGACACACGGTTGGACAGTTAGGTACAAGACGGATGACCCAGAGGCGGTTAAAGCTGCAGAAGAAGCGCACAAGGAGATGCTTGATTGGTTTGTGACTTACGTTAAGTGA
- the LOC106357869 gene encoding non-lysosomal glucosylceramidase, translated as MVGPSTLFHRRKHSWPPEEFITKTTLQLLDFDSAAPPPHAWRRRLNCHANILKEFTITFREAIKMVRLGIRLWSYVREEASHGRKAPIDPFTKENCKPSASQGVPLGGMGSGSISRGFRGEFKQWQITPGTCDPSPMMSNQFSIFISREGGHKKYASVLAPGQHGSLGKTRDKGISSWGWNLNGQHSTYHALFPRAWTVYDGEPDPELKISCRQISPFIPNNYRDSSLPAAVFVYTLVNTGKERAKVSLLFTWANSIGGTSHMLGGHVNEPFVGEDGVSGVLLHHKTGKGNPPVTFAISACETQNVNVTVLPCFGLSEDSSFTAKDMWDKMEKDGKFDQENFNSGPSVPSTAGDTICAAVSATAWVEAHGKCTVSFALSWSSPKVKFSKGSTYDRRYTKFYGTSPRAAVDLVHDALTHYKRWEEDIEAWQNPILRDERLPEWYKFTLFNELYFLVAGGTVWIDSASVRANGNSQLQQSDLGNSDGGVDSKDQQNNRDDCDSNGIESNGEASVTDKSNGLFVDTSHVDDDVGRFLYLEGVEYVMWNTYDVHFYASYALLMLFPKIELNIQRDFAKAVLSEDGRKVKFLAEGNLGIRKVRGAVPHDLGMHDPWNEMNAYNIHDTSKWKDLNPKFVLQVYRDFAATGDYQFGIDVWPAVRAAMEYMEQFDRDNDDLIENDGFPDQTYDTWTVHGVSAYCGCLWLAALQAAAAMALQIGDKFFAELCKNKFLNAKAALEAKLWNGTYFNYDSGASSNSKSIQTDQLAGQWYTASSGLPPIFEDSKIKSTLQKIFDFNVMKTKGGRMGAVNGMHPDGKVDETCMQSREIWTGVTYAAAATMILSGMEEQGFTTAEGIFTAGWSEEGFGYWFQTPEGWTMDGHYRSLIYMRPLAIWGMQWALSLPKAILDAPKINMMDRVHMSPRSRRFSHNSRVVTHKAKCFGDSSLSCSC; from the exons ATGGTGGGGCCAAGTACTTTGTTTCACCGGAGGAAGCATTCATGGCCTCCTGAGGAATTCATCACCAAAACTACTTTGCAATTA CTTGATTTCGATAGTGCTGCTCCGCCACCGCACGCATGGAGGAGGAGATTGAACTGCCATGCCAATATCTTGAAAGAGTTCACTATCACCTTTCGAGAAGCCATCAAAATG GTAAGGTTGGGGATACGTTTATGGTCTTATGTCAGAGAAGAAGCCTCCCATGGAAGG AAAGCACCTATCGATCCTTTCACCAAAGAGAATTGTAAACCATCTGCATCCCAAGGTGTTCCCCTCGGAGGAATGGG AAGTGGAAGCATATCTAGGGGCTTCAGGGGCGAGTTTAAGCAATGGCAAATTACTCCTGGAACGTGTGATCCATCACCTATGATGTCTAATCAGTTTTCT ATTTTTATTTCTCGAGAGGGTGGGCACAAAAAATATGCATCAGTTTTGGCTCCAGGCCAGCATGGAAGTTTAGG AAAAACGCGTGATAAAGGTATTTCTTCATGGGGTTGGAATCTGAATGGCCAGCACTCTACTTATCATGCGCTATTTCCTCGGGCATGGACTGTATATGATG GTGAGCCTGACCCAGAGTTAAAGATTTCATGTCGACAAATATCTCCCTTTATACCAAACAATTACCGAGATAGTAGTCTTCCAGCAGCTGTTTTCGTATATACT ttGGTGAACACTGGAAAGGAAAGGGCAAAAGTCAGTCTTCTTTTTACATGGGCG AACTCAATTGGTGGGACTTCGCATATGTTAGGGGGTCATGTGAATGAGCCATTTGT AGGCGAGGATGGGGTCTCTGGCGTCCTCTTACATCACAA GACAGGCAAGGGAAACCCTCCTGTTACATTTGCGATCTCTGCTTGTGAGACTCAGAATGTGAATGTGACTGTTTTGCCATGCTTTGGATTGTCTGAAGACAGTTCTTTTACAGCAAAGGATATGTGGGATAAAATGGAAAAG GATGGGAAATTTGATCAAGAAAACTTCAATAGTGGGCCGAGCGTGCCTTCAACAGCTGGAGATACTATTTGTGCAGCAGTCTCAGCTACTGCATGGGTAGAGGCTCATGGCAAGTGCACTGTGTCTTTTGCTCTTTCATGGTCATCCCCAAAAGTGAAATTTTCAAAAGGAAGCACATATGACAG GAGATATACTAAATTTTATGGAACTTCGCCAAGAGCAGCTGTGGACCTTGTGCATGATGCACTAACAC ATTATAAGAGGTGGGAGGAAGATATTGAGGCATGGCAAAATCCCATCCTCAGAGATGAGAGGCTCCCTGAATG GTACAAGTTCACTCTGTTCAATGAGCTTTACTTTTTGGTAGCCGGTGGTACAGTCTGGATAG ACTCTGCTTCAGTCCGTGCCAATGGGAATAGTCAGCTTCAACAATCAGATTTAGGAAATTCAGATGGTGGAGTTGACAGTAAAGACCAACAGAATAACCGTGATGATTGCGACAGTAATGGAATAGAAAGCAATGGGGAAGCATCAGTTACTGACAAAAGCAATGGTTTATTTGTAGACACTTCGCACGTAGATGATGATGTTGGTAGGTTTCTGTACTTGGAAGGTGTGGAGTATGTGATGTGGAACACGTACGATGTGCACTTTTACGCATCCTATGCGCTCCTTATGCTATTCCCAAAGATCGAACTGAACATCCAGCGTGATTTCGCTAAAGCCGTGTTGTCTGAGGATGGGAGGAAGGTTAAGTTCCTTGCAGAGGGGAACTTGGGGATCCGCAAGGTCAGAGGTGCTGTTCCTCACGATCTAGGGATGCATGATCCGTGGAACGAAATGAATGCCTACAACATACACGACACAAGCAAGTGGAAAGATCTTAACCCAAAGTTTGTGCTTCAGGTGTATAGAGATTTCGCAGCTACAGGGGATTACCAATTTGGTATAGACGTTTGGCCAGCGGTTCGTGCTGCTATGGAGTACATGGAACAGTTTGATAGAGACAACGACGATCTGATAGAGAACGACGGTTTCCCTGATCAGACGTACGATACGTGGACTGTTCATGGCGTGAGCGCCTACTGTGGTTGCCTGTGGCTTGCTGCTCTTCAGGCAGCAGCAGCAATGGCTCTCCAGATCGGTGATAAGTTCTTTGCGGAATTGTGTAAGAACAAGTTCTTGAATGCGAAGGCAGCATTGGAAGCGAAACTCTGGAACGGAACGTACTTCAACTATGACAGCGGGGCGAGCAGCAACAGCAAGTCGATACAGACGGATCAGCTTGCGGGTCAGTGGTATACTGCATCCTCAGGCCTGCCTCCTATTTTCGAGGATTCTAAAATCAAAAGCACTTTGCAAAAGATCTTTGATTTCAATGTGATGAAGACGAAAGGAGGGAGAATGGGTGCTGTAAATGGGATGCATCCTGATGGGAAAGTGGATGAGACATGCATGCAGTCACGTGAGATATGGACAGGTGTCACGTATGCAGCAGCAGCTACTATGATCCTCTCTGGCATGGAAGAACAAGGGTTCACTACTGCTGAGGGAATCTTCACAGCTGGCTGGTCAGAAGAAGGTTTCGG ATACTGGTTCCAGACACCGGAAGGGTGGACAATGGATGGGCATTACAGGTCATTGATATACATGAGGCCTCTCGCAATATGGGGAATGCAGTGGGCGTTGTCGCTGCCAAAGGCAATCCTTGATGCTCCTAAGATCAACATGATGGACAGAGTTCACATGTCCCCTAGAAGCCGCAGATTCTCTCACAACTCCAGAGTTGTAACACACAAAGCTAAGTGTTTTGGAGATTCTTCTTTAAGCTGTTCCTGCTGA